The Malus domestica chromosome 08, GDT2T_hap1 genomic interval TACCAATACAAGGGGGTAATATATCACTGATTATGGCATGGCATGCATGCATGCCTGCCACCATTGTGTTTAGTGTCAGtaatttgtgttttaattatggTTTTGTGGTGGACCAACGTCTTTTAATATCATGACTGATAAGGCCACGGCAGCCCTACCACTCACTTAAGtcaagagaaggaagaagaatacGAATACCTTTCTATATAGTCCAAGTCTCTGCTATCTTCCACTCTTCTCACCCAAGGCCTGTACCTATTTTCCATAATACCTAAACAGCAACGTAGGATATGATCAAACCACTGACGATGCCAATAAATAACGCAGATCAGAAACATCACCCAACACCCTTCTTTGGATGGGACAAGGAtttttcccatctctctctttcatcCTGCTTAAACGGTtaagattttattttgttttttgatctttgaagagagggaagaagaaattttgttttttgatctTTGTAgagagggaagaaaaaaaaaaactgtgagagGAGAGGGGGGAGGGGAGGGGAGGGAAAAAGGGTGGGGCGAGAATAACACAACTGTGAGAGGAGAGGAGGGAAGGGAGGGAAAAAGGGGGGCGAGAATAACACAACTGTGAGAATAGGTGAGGGAGGGGAGAGAATAACACATTTCTATAACGGGGAATAAACGAGGGGGATGGACTACTTTCAACTAGTCAGAATCAAAAACGGCAAAGGAAAAGAATTGATGAACGCGAGCCTCCCTACATACctaatttattttgaataaacgcCATGCAAAATTGAGTAATTAGTGTTTTGTGGAGTGGAGCGGGATCGCTTTCTGCTGTGTGGTGGGCCGGTGGCCACAATCGTTTGTTGGCTCTATATAATGCCCCTCATCGCTTTACCTGCGTACCACACTCACATGCGGGTTACATCACGAGCTCAGTCAATATTCCTTCATTTTATTCAAAGAGTAATCTTTCTTCCGTTGACCTTAACTCCAGGGTAACTGTTGCCTGTGGTAATTTTCTACCTTCTGCATACGTAGAAGAAAatgtgaaaagaaaaggaaaatagcCATGTTTTGGCAGAGAATAAGAATGTGAACACTTTTCACTCACTCTGCAAGGCTGCAAGTGATGAAAAGGAAATCTGCAGATTcacttcacacacacacacacacacatatattattcGTTTTCATGATTGATGAAAGCACGTTTAATCCCTGCATCTGTTCAAGGAAAGCACTGGAACGAGAACAACCAGCATCACTAACCATTGCCACAGTTAACAATAAAGTTTCGAAAAAGAAGAaaggtttttaattaataaactaAAACTCCTCATGAACCTGTATAAGTACTGCCCGCAGACAAATGACGTTGAAATCTATGCTTTTATTTTAGACGGGATGATCTCCCACATCTCTGTCAACCCATTAATCCTCAACTTGTTTAATTCAAACTCTAAACTTTGAATGCATGAATATTCTATCTTAACCACTCGTTGAGTAACAAAACCCCTTACAAATACTTAATTGAAATGTTCAAAATGTGTCATTCAATACAAACAAGTGAGTATTTAACCCAAAGAAAgtgatatatacacacacacacacatgtatgtACATAGATCACTTTAGCTCATCGTTGAAGAATCATTCAGTAATTGTATGCATGATTGTATGTATACGTAGACATCATTATATAAAACTAGAATGAAAATACAAATAATCAAGTTGGTAACACAATAAATTTAGCCTAATTTTAGCATGTTAGAAATTTGATACCAGTATTACAATTCGCCTATAGTATTTGGTCGTCGTGATTTATAATTGTGATATCAGTGTCTTGCATATTGATGCAtacttatttattattatatttggTGGTGAATAATTGTATCATTGCATTATATATTTGTGTCCATATGGGCGGGGGGAAATCATATATCCTCTTACGGGACCAAagctttctcttctttttaCTACAATCTTCGATGATTACTTTTAAGGCTCGTGCTATTCAGAGGTGATAATACAAGTCACCtggaacacacacacacaccccttTTTCTTGTCTTTATGATAAAATTGACTTTGGTCAACTGGACATATCTCAAGTTGCTGTTTCTTTCGGTCCCCtcaccatctccaacccttttTTTCTCTTCTACATTCCTACTGTTTTACTCTTCTTATCATTGTCGTTTGATGCGCAGGATTATATACAATTGCTATTTGAAGATCAATCAAATAATCTAACGTGGGAAAACTTGCACAAAATTGAGACGTCAAGATAGTTAGTGTAGTTTAAAACCAATTATACGACTACATGGAAAAATCAAAACATATAATGACGTGCAATTGGTTTCTAACACTATTATCTTAGCATTCCCATTTCATTTAAGTCTCCCTCGCAATGTGAGGGGTCAGACAGACTTTGCATAAAGGACCACTCAATATGACATTACTCAATAAAGCAACACATTATTTTAGGGCACTAGAAATGGTCTAATGATACAACATGAAGTCTCAGTTCCATACTTGTAAGTTACTACAACGATTCCTAGTGCAAAAACCTTCCGTACAATACAAACGTCAGCTCGTCCTTTTAGTGTCTCCGTTTCATGTAGGTCCTCCTTTATCAATGCATATGGGGTGGAGGATGAGACGTCGATTATCATCCTATTTGGTGTAAGTCTTATTGATATAAATACATATTAACAACCATAGTGCGTGGgcataaatatataaaagctATATCTATAATATTTCTAAGCTACTTGTTCCAAACAGCATATCTATGACCACAGGTTGCCAGTGTCCACTCCCTACCGGCCGGGCACCATGAACCATCCCCAATTTTCATGCACACTTTCTCCCCTATCATAGCAGAGTAGAGATTCGGTTGGGCCTCTAGGATCGTTATAGATGATCGGCTGTGAATGTCTTGACGCTTCCTGATGTCAATCTGCAGACAAGTGCCAATGCTAACAAATGAGAAACTTTTGTTCAAAAGACATCAAGTCGGAAAAGGGAACTGCCTATACTGCATACCAGTTTCACAATCTGATCATGAATGGAATCACCCCAATCGTAGAAATGATCGTAGAAAACTGTTGGTATTCCTGGGTGTGTGAGTATGTATGTGTAACCCTGCGGAAAGCATGGACTTGGAAGTTAGAGAACTTGCACTCCAATTTTTAGGTGGGTTTGAAGAATTATTCTCATATCAATTAGAATACAGCAGCTGCCAGCAGTAATAACATCAATGACAGGAGCTGGACTTTCCATCTAAATGCAAAGCATTTGAACTTAATAAACAAGTTTCCGTACCTCCATAATATGATTTGTAGGGAAGGGCCAATGAGCCTGCGAGACAAAATGATTATAATGTGAGTGGATTTCTTACTTTCACTATGGAACCAGCCAACCTCTGAAAAGATAGGTACCACAGTAACTTGTACGCAGAGAAAATGTAGTTGTATGCAGAGAGTATTAATCAGGGTTGTTTAGGCCCAAACTTGACTTGTTCAGCCCAAAAGATTGTAGCCTAAGCTCCCAATGATATTTACTCCAGCACAACAGAATAGTAACAGTACCTGGGTTGAGCCTGTATCATGGTTATCTAGGAAGGTGACAGATCGAGAAGGCCACCATCCAACTACACCTGGTGGCTTCCCTTGGGGGTCACGCAGGCGCCACAATTGTCCTTTAACCGCTTCCTGCATAGAATGCATGTATAAATGTCCAAAGTCTAAGCAAGAAAATAGGAGGGGTAGGTGGCAaccagaagaaaaaggaaaggaaatggtactcattgattaataaatattttgatGAGTACGGACGTTATTACAATCTGGAAAAAAAAGGTGGCATGTACAACGGATACAGCAGACTGGACGTATTTGTGAGGAGAACTAGCATTCATAGACGAAGAGATACTTTGGTGAAGATTGCTACATGATTTCTTTtcttatatataataaaaaggtTAACCACTCAATTGATCTAATGACCGGGACTCATTATTATTGTAGATGTCCATCTTAGTGGACTgttgtgtatgtgtgtgcgAAGGGTTGGGCTGCGGTTGGATATGCCAATCTGTTTGCAAATGGAATTTACCTGAAGAATTCCCTTGGTTGTAAAGTCAAACGCAGTTGATAGCTGTCCTGTGCCATTGATCCAATTTACTATCCGCTGTCTGTGGCTATCTGCGTAACATTATCAATCATCATAAAGATCAAGCAGTCAACTCAATGCTAAATCCTCAGTAGAAATAGATTTGATCCCTGTACCCAATTAAGACAGCAAATTACAATACACATCAAATGAAAGGGCAAAAAGGAATGCTATCAACGGGGCTAAGCTACCCTTTATACGGTAGTATGCAGTGTTAAACTTGTTAATTTCTTATAGGCTAATATAGTCCAATACCCTGCACATCTCAAAACCATATAATCCAATACCTTGGTTGTAATCCAGGCCATGACCGTTGTAGTTGCAAGAATCCCAATACTCCCCAACAGAAAAAATTGGTTTTGCTCCTTCAATGTATTCTTTCACATATTTTGCCGAATAACTATTGTAACATTGAAAACACGTAAAGGCCAAATGAAATCAAAGACATGGAAAAACGCACGCGGTGAATAAACCCAGTTAAAAACGAAACTCAATTTTATGCAAGTATAAGTCTTACCCCCTTGCAAAATCAAATCGGAAATCCTGAAAACCAACATTATTACGTAGCCACTGCATCCATCCTGTAATATCTTTTCGAACAAAAAGTTGGCTATGATCAATATTCGGAACCCCATGGAAATTGTCCCCAGTGCTTGGATTACCCTGATATATAAAATACAGAGAAATTCAGTGAGCTCAACAGACATTGCATCATGAATCATGCAGAGTCATTCAAGCAGTGACAGATTTCATTACCAGTCCACCGGTACAAGATGTGACAGCACGTTCATCCCATGACAACGAAATTCCATCATAGCGGTTGTACTTTCCACCATGCCCTCTAGTAGTCCCAACACGATGATTGATAACTATGTCAGCCATTGCTCTAACTTTATGTTGCTTCATTTTATGAAGTAAAGATTTTAATAAGTTCTCAGATCCATATTTAGAATTGAGAGAATATATGTCCTGCGGAAGGTAACCTATaataagagaaaaagaaaacaaacatgGTGATCCAATCATTTATATGCAGAGAGAATAAGAAAACAGCCTAGAAATTTTGTGCATCCAACCTTCCGGTGCAAAGGAATGAGTTGCAGGCGGCAACCATGCTGACGTAAAACCAGATCTTCCTATATCCGGAACTTTAGTTTCTAAATTTCTCCACCAATCATGTTTATGAGACTCCCAATTGAAGGCCTGTAGATATAGTTCGGTCAAATGAGAGCTATCATAGCTTTAATGCAACCAAAACAATTTACCATCATTACAATATCAAGTTAAAAAAAACGTTTGCATCATACAGCAGCGACCATTTTACTTCTCCAACAATCCAGAAGACCGCAGTTTAATCACTTCAAATAACAGGATTACCATATTCCATAAGGACTATATATTTTATG includes:
- the LOC103440221 gene encoding probable alpha-amylase 2 (The RefSeq protein has 6 substitutions compared to this genomic sequence) — encoded protein: MGYGSNDSRENAQQTDIGAAVRNGREILLQAFNWESHKHDWWRNLETKVPDIGRSGFTSAWLPPATHSFAPEGYLPQDIYSLNSKYGSENLLTSLLHKMKQHKVRAMADIVINHPVGTTRGHGGKYNRYDGISLSWDERAATSCTGGLGNPSTGDNFHGVPNIDHSQLFVRKDITGWLQWLRNNVGFQDFRFDFARGYSAKYVKEYIEGAKPIFSVGEYWDSCNYNGHGLDYTQDSHRQPIVNWINGTGQLSTAFDFTTKGILQEAVKGQLWRLRDPQGKPPGVVGWWPSRSVTFLDNHDTGSTQAHWPFPTNHIMEGYTYILTHPGIPTVFYDHFYDWGDSIHDQIVKLIDIRKRQDIHSRSSITILEAQPNLYSAMIGEKVCMKIGDGSWCPAGREWTLATCGHRYAVWNK
- the LOC103440221 gene encoding probable alpha-amylase 2 isoform X1, yielding MGYGSNDSRENAQQTDIGAAVRNGREILLQAFNWESHKHDWWRNLETKVPDIGRSGFTSAWLPPATHSFAPEGYLPQDIYSLNSKYGSENLLKSLLHKMKQHKVRAMADIVINHRVGTTRGHGGKYNRYDGISLSWDERAVTSCTGGLGNPSTGDNFHGVPNIDHSQLFVRKDITGWMQWLRNNVGFQDFRFDFARGYSAKYVKEYIEGAKPIFSVGEYWDSCNYNGHGLDYNQDSHRQRIVNWINGTGQLSTAFDFTTKGILQEAVKGQLWRLRDPQGKPPGVVGWWPSRSVTFLDNHDTGSTQAHWPFPTNHIMEGYTYILTHPGIPTVFYDHFYDWGDSIHDQIVKLIDIRKRQDIHSRSSITILEAQPNLYSAMIGEKVCMKIGDGSWCPAGREWTLATCGHRYAVWNK